In Brassica napus cultivar Da-Ae chromosome C2, Da-Ae, whole genome shotgun sequence, the sequence CTGAGTCCATCACTTTAGACACTCCAAACCCTGAGATAGGCTACACAACAACACAACCAAACGCTTGAAAGCTAAACCAGTGTTCTTGAAACCAAACATGGGAACAAAAGCGTACGTTCTTGTATGTACCTTGCCGGGAATGAAAGAGAGAGCAGTAGCGGGACTAGAGGGATCAGGCTTTCTCATACGGTTGCGCATGTAGGGATCACAAGACAAGTAGAGATTCTTCACCAACGCTGTCATTGATCCCGCCGGTACCTTAAGATTTACGGTGGTAGAGTTGATCAAAAGGTCGGATTCACTGAGGAATCCGGTAACGTAGTCTCTGAAGATGACTTGCTTGTTGCTCATTACCATCGACTCCATTTCTCCAAGATGTTTGGTTTTTCTTGTAAATTCTCAAGACGTTTGTAATTCTCAACTTATATAAGCCACAGGTTTAGGAGATAATCAAGAAGTCTAGTATCTTCTAatttttctgtaattttattttaacgcTCGGACAgtgatgttttcttgtttttcaaAACAAGTGTTCAGTGATTCAATTCAATAGTTTAGTTTCGGGGGGTGAATAGACCGGTTTACGATTTGTAACTCGGCTGGATTAAGATTTGGTGTGATAATTTTCAGTTGGTTCAGTATGTCTTCGGTTTGAGTTTGGTCTATAACAGAAGaagtaattatataattagtaATTTAGGATTACTTAGCctttagtatttatatatttaaaatgtgttATTTATATATCCAGTCTTAATGTGAAAGAAACGGTTTTGATAAATGGCAATGCAAAACCAATGAAGCTAAAATTAGTTGCATAAGCATTATTTCTTGCGCAATAGGTGCGATGCAAACAATGTGTTTTCTATGTGATCTTGTCAATAACCAATGCCATACCAAACCAATTCAGTTACTATTAATCTGATTTAGTCTTgcataaaagaagaagaaagggttGTCTTGGATTGATCTTAGGATTGAATTATCCTAAAATTGTAATAGAAAAAGACAGTATTCCAATAGGATTATGCATGTTGTATTTGTTAGcaaattggtatatattttcacaGTGTATATTCGAAAAGAAAAACTCGTGTATTTAATTTCTGCtctttattttctatataagtaGTGCATATTAAAGtcttaaaacattatttataacATTCCTGtggtgaaaataataaattattacacAGATTTTTAAGCACTAGTGTTTTGTAAACGTGATGATAATTGTCTCTCGAGCGTCTGAAGCAAAACATTGCTCAGGACACTAAGTATGAAGATATGTTGTGCAGAAGGTTTAGAGACATTTGGCTTCAATTTCCTCGAGAGTGAGACCCTTTGTTTCTGGCACAATGAAGTATATGAAGAGCAGAGACAAGACACATATCACACCAAACCCCATAAACAGTATCCCAGCTCCAAACAACTCCtgcaaaataaaaacagagCCCCATGTGAGCCGAACAACATGTCCCCGTTCTGAATCAGAAAAGAAAATACAACAGAGACTACACATCTGAATTCCATTGCAACACAGTCCAACATAAAGGTCTCAAAAAACAAATAACTACTAACTGTGTATATATCTTTCACACAGAGTTTCACTGGGACTAACTCATGAATTAACATTTTATATCTAGCCAATCATTTACGAAGGGTTTTGCTACCAACTTTAAAGAATTATCTATTCAGAAAAGGCATAAACAAGTGATGATTTTTGTTTCTGAAAGGAATGGTAGATGGATTACCTTTAGGGGAGAAAAAGCAAATGTCACGAGGGCATTTGCACCGAAATTCACAAGAACTGCTAGACTGAGCCCTCGACCTCTTAATTTAAGGGGAAATATCTCTGAAATCATCAGCCAACCAATCGGACCAAAGGATAGCTGAACGATTAATCACAACAGAAATATTCGTTATAGAACATCTAGCTTTAGTTTCATGAGAAAGTTCATGCTACTTTTAAACCAAACATTAACGTCATGGAGTACAAGTTGCATCACCAAAACTTCAGTTAACTATTTGTTTACCTGGTAACAGCCCACATAGAGCAGCAGCGCAACCACAGCGACAACTGGTGCGGCGCTGAAAAAGATGTAGTATGACCCCAGTAGGAATAATGAGACAACCTGTTTGAcattacaaaatacaaatgaagaaACTGGGAGCATTGAGTCCTCCTCATCATTGAGCTCAATATTTACTGAGCTTGATGTAAATCTACAATCATTTTCTTGCAGTATTTTAGACCAAGCTCACCAAGCCTGATGAGAAAAGACAAAGGGGTAGGAAAAAATGAGGACATACCATGCCACCAACACCACCAAGAAGCAAAGGTCTCCTTCCAAGTCTGTCGATAACTACAACAGCTACTCCTGTCATAATCAACTGCAGCAACAGAGGCGAGCGTTATTTCATAAAAAGCAAAGTAACGCGGGCCTCCAAGGAAATATGTTCcatcaacatttttcttcaGTTCAAAcgatttgggaaaaaaaaaaatcttgagatCTGGCTCAAAAACCTTCAACTACGCAACTCCTACTCTTTAAATTCACCAATAGAGTCTCTTACAatgttattaacaaaaaaaagcttACTCCAAACCTTACACAGTTATAAGTGTCAATCAGTAATGACACTACTTCTAACATTGATAACAGGTCAAGAAAACTGAATACCTTCAATAGACCAAGTAGAATTGAGACCCTTGTTGCATCACCTGCAGCAGAGAATCCAGCGGTCTAACAGGAAAATTTGGAGAGGAGGCAAAAGAAGTTAAAAATCCTCTCGCAACTGAAACAAAGCCAACATTACACTCTACAGAAAGTTtatttaaagaagaaagaaaacctGCAGTATTGATGGCGCATAATAAAGAACACTTGGTTGCCCAGTTATCTGCCATTTGACAAATGAATACATTAGCTATCACTCTTCTACGAAACCGCAACGATTAAGTTTGACTGTACCGACCTGCTGAAACAAGACTAGACCTCCTCCTATGATGAGAGCTTTCTTGCACTTCCCTTGAAACAGTTCACCAAACGTGGCTTCTTTATCTTCCCCCACAAAAGAAAGCTCAGCCAAAATCTCGTTTACTTGTCCCGCAGCCGAGTCAACATAAGCAGAACCTCTAAGGCGGCAAAGAGATTTGATCGCAGCTTCCTTTTGGTTCTCCACATTCCCTTTTCCCTGTATGACACGCAACAAAAGCCACCTAGGGGATGCTGGGAGCCACCACATCCCAATCCCCATAATAACTGCCAAAGGAACACTCGTTGCATACATGTAACGCCAACCCGAAAGAGTATTCACCGTAAGACTACCGATTCCATAACCTCCCTGCGGAAAATTGTCAGAGGAGATGTGAGAATAACTTGCTGAAGAAAGAGATTTCAAAAACGAGAGGAGCAACTCAACTGCTTCACAAAAGCTTCAAGAACTTACAACCATCCCAAGGACTATGAAGAACTCCTTTAGTGATACCAGCTGCCCACGTATCTGACTTGGAGCAGTCTCTGCAATGTACATTGGAGCCGCATGCATTGcctaaaaataacataacatGCCTCTGCTTAAAAACAAGTTTGAGAAGCCAAACACTTAAGAAAATGATGAGTCTTCTTACCAGTCCAACTCCAACCCCATAAGTTACACGTCCAATTATCAGAACGGAATAGATTGGTGCTAGTGTAGTCGCAAGGGCTCCAACGAGGAAAAAGAGTGCAGCCAGAACCAGctcctttcttcttccttcCAAATTTAAAATCCAACACTTCAATTTCTTTTACAAGTAGACAGTGCTAAATACTTATGCATACCGGATGAGGAAAGTGGAGAAGTAACCAACCTATAACGTCAGCAATAGTAAAAGCCACAGCAGAGCCAACTAAGGCACCATAAAGTGAGCCACTGGTCTGCAGAACATTTAACAATGGTTGGTAAGAAAATTTGtctttgtttcaaaaaataagGAGACAGCAGGAAAGATTGTTTCGGAGACTTACAACTAGACCAACATCCAATGAGGACAAGTTGTACCATGAAATTCCACTTAGTGAAGGCGACTGCAAGAGAGGATAAGAACAGTAAGAAAGCAAAGTCATAGGCTTCTAAAAGAATCTAAAATAATGTTCTTGCATGTGACGAGAAAAATGGTTTGGAAAGTGTGAAGTATCATGAAATAGTATTGATATCTCAATCCTATGTCCAGAGTTGTATACTAATTAGGCTATGAAAACAGTGACTAGAGACTTCTTAAAACTAGATTAGTTAGACCGTAACAAGATTGTAGGACTACATAGTTTCAGACAAGTTTAAAACTTTACCTGAATTGAAATGGTTGCACACGAAGTTGCACCAATTTCATAACCATAAAGGAGTCCTCCCAGAGCTGGAAAGAGAAACCTAATAACGAAACAACAAACTTCTTAACATGAAACACAAATGCAAACAAGTGCGCTGccattataatttaaaatactcAACAATAAGTTGGCAATGAATaaatagaatgaaaaaaaaaaatcactggaGAGTATAACTAACTACAGATGCAGAAATACTGAATGGCAGCAATAGATCACTGGATTAGCTagaaaaagaaaacgaaaacagGCAAAGAGACATAGGTCCAAGCTCCTGATCATGAGTTGTGTTTCCACATGAAAGCGTTCGAGTTTCCTAGTCAGCATACGACACGACACAAAACATAACCAAACAGGCCAGTCTGCAAATTTCATTTCATTCCAGGTATATGAAGACACACTTATGGTGAGATGAACAATGATCATacaaagagaagagagatcTCACGGGAAGATGGCTGCAACGACCGAGTAGTTTTCTGGGGTATGATTGTCTTTAATAAGAGGCTCCCTTTCTGACCTTATCTCACCCGATGATTTACCAACCTAcaaatcatacatatatatagtttcagCAACTTGTCAACGAAAACAATATCAGTAGCCCTACAAAGCATCTAAGCTCTAGTCTCATGCTACCTAATATGATAATTGCGATGTTGATGGCTCATACCCGTCTAGAAAGCTCTCAATGTTAGTAAGTTTTAggaaattcaaaatcaaactcaACCAGAAGAGGAAACTATTAGAATGGTAAAGTCAAGAATCACGAGTGGGTTTAACCAAAAAAGGCGAAGTGAAATCAGC encodes:
- the LOC106354435 gene encoding D-xylose-proton symporter-like 2 — its product is MNTMAFDPEHQPTSSAFAEVGKSSGEIRSEREPLIKDNHTPENYSVVAAIFPFLFPALGGLLYGYEIGATSCATISIQSPSLSGISWYNLSSLDVGLVTSGSLYGALVGSAVAFTIADVIGRRKELVLAALFFLVGALATTLAPIYSVLIIGRVTYGVGVGLAMHAAPMYIAETAPSQIRGQLVSLKEFFIVLGMVGGYGIGSLTVNTLSGWRYMYATSVPLAVIMGIGMWWLPASPRWLLLRVIQGKGNVENQKEAAIKSLCRLRGSAYVDSAAGQVNEILAELSFVGEDKEATFGELFQGKCKKALIIGGGLVLFQQITGQPSVLYYAPSILQTAGFSAAGDATRVSILLGLLKLIMTGVAVVVIDRLGRRPLLLGGVGGMVVSLFLLGSYYIFFSAAPVVAVVALLLYVGCYQLSFGPIGWLMISEIFPLKLRGRGLSLAVLVNFGANALVTFAFSPLKELFGAGILFMGFGVICVLSLLFIYFIVPETKGLTLEEIEAKCL